The proteins below are encoded in one region of Fusobacterium massiliense:
- a CDS encoding RnfABCDGE type electron transport complex subunit D, with the protein MSTILKTGPAPHIRTAETVESVMYDVVIALIPAFAMAVYTFGIRAFILTVVAVLTCIVTEYICQKALKRDIEAFDGSAILTGILFSFVVPVIMPLQYVVVGCVVAIALGKMVYGGLGHNIFNPALIGRAFVQASWPVAITTFAYDGKGGPTVLSAMKFGKPLTDALIEGGNPHIQAFLGQMGGSLGETSALALLVGGIYLIYKKHIDWKVPAVMIGTVFVLTWALGAEDPLMQILSGGLFLGAFFMATDMVTSPTTTNGRVVFALGLGVLISLIRMKGGYPEGTAYAILIMNGVVPLIDRYIRPKKFGGVSKNGK; encoded by the coding sequence GTGAGTACAATTTTGAAAACAGGACCAGCTCCTCATATCAGAACAGCGGAAACTGTCGAGTCGGTAATGTATGATGTTGTTATAGCTTTGATACCAGCGTTTGCTATGGCTGTATATACTTTTGGGATAAGAGCTTTTATCTTGACTGTTGTGGCAGTACTAACTTGTATAGTTACAGAATATATATGCCAAAAGGCATTGAAAAGAGATATAGAAGCCTTTGATGGAAGTGCTATTTTAACAGGTATATTATTTTCATTCGTAGTTCCAGTAATTATGCCGTTACAATATGTTGTAGTTGGGTGTGTAGTGGCAATAGCATTAGGAAAAATGGTATATGGAGGACTAGGACACAATATATTTAACCCAGCACTAATAGGAAGAGCTTTTGTTCAAGCTTCTTGGCCAGTAGCAATAACAACATTTGCTTACGATGGAAAAGGAGGACCAACAGTTTTAAGTGCTATGAAATTTGGAAAACCTTTAACAGATGCATTAATTGAAGGAGGAAATCCACATATTCAAGCATTTTTAGGACAAATGGGAGGTTCTTTAGGAGAAACTTCAGCTTTAGCATTATTAGTTGGAGGAATATATTTAATTTATAAAAAACATATTGACTGGAAAGTTCCAGCAGTTATGATAGGTACAGTATTTGTATTGACTTGGGCTTTAGGAGCAGAAGATCCTTTAATGCAAATTTTATCAGGAGGTTTATTTTTAGGAGCTTTCTTTATGGCAACTGATATGGTTACAAGTCCAACAACAACAAATGGTAGAGTTGTATTTGCATTAGGTTTAGGTGTTTTGATTTCTTTAATAAGAATGAAAGGTGGATACCCAGAAGGAACTGCATATGCAATTTTAATAATGAATGGTGTTGTACCTCTAATAGATAGATATATAAGACCTAAGAAATTTGGAGGGGTGAGCAAAAATGGAAAATAG
- the rsxC gene encoding electron transport complex subunit RsxC — MKFFGFRGGVHPPENKLQTEHLPIERLESPNEIFVPLLQHIGAPLNPLVNVGDKVLKGQKIGDAEGLAVPVHSPVSGTVTKIENRVFPLSGKVMTVFIENDKEEKWADLSKIEDWEKADRKELLDLIREKGIVGIGGATFPTHVKLNPPANTKIDTLLLNGAECEPYLNSDNRLMLENPKSIVEGIKIIKKILDVKDVYVGIEDNKPEAIESMRKASEGTGINIVPLKTKYPQGGEKQLIKSILDRKVPSGQLPSAVGVVVQNTGTAAAIYEAVVNGKPLIEKVVTVSGKAIKTPKNIKVAIGTPFSYILDNCGIEREKMERLVMGGPMMGLSQMTEDATVIKGTSGLLALTTEEMRPYKTKSCISCSKCVSACPMGLAPLMFDRLAAAKEYDTMEEHNLMDCIECGSCSYICPANRPLAEAIKTGKSKLRAKNKKK; from the coding sequence AGGAGCACCTTTAAATCCTCTTGTTAATGTTGGAGATAAAGTTTTAAAAGGACAAAAGATTGGAGATGCAGAAGGGCTAGCGGTACCTGTTCATTCGCCAGTAAGTGGAACTGTAACTAAAATTGAAAATCGTGTTTTCCCTTTATCAGGAAAAGTGATGACAGTTTTCATTGAAAATGATAAAGAAGAAAAATGGGCAGATTTGAGTAAAATTGAAGATTGGGAAAAAGCAGATAGAAAAGAATTGCTTGACCTAATTAGAGAAAAAGGAATAGTAGGTATAGGAGGAGCAACATTCCCTACTCATGTAAAATTAAATCCTCCAGCAAATACTAAAATTGATACTTTACTTTTAAACGGAGCAGAGTGTGAACCGTATTTAAATTCAGATAATAGACTAATGCTTGAAAATCCTAAGTCTATAGTAGAAGGAATTAAAATTATCAAAAAAATTCTAGATGTAAAAGATGTATATGTTGGAATTGAAGATAATAAACCTGAAGCTATCGAATCTATGAGAAAAGCAAGTGAAGGAACTGGAATAAATATAGTTCCATTGAAAACTAAATATCCACAAGGTGGAGAAAAACAACTTATAAAATCTATTTTAGATAGAAAAGTTCCATCAGGACAATTACCATCAGCAGTTGGTGTTGTAGTTCAAAATACAGGAACAGCAGCAGCAATATACGAAGCAGTTGTAAATGGAAAACCTTTAATAGAAAAAGTTGTTACTGTTTCAGGAAAAGCTATAAAAACTCCAAAAAATATAAAAGTTGCAATAGGAACACCATTCTCATATATTCTTGATAATTGTGGAATTGAAAGAGAAAAAATGGAAAGACTTGTTATGGGAGGACCAATGATGGGACTTTCTCAAATGACAGAAGATGCAACAGTAATAAAAGGTACTTCAGGACTTTTAGCTCTAACAACTGAAGAAATGAGACCTTACAAGACAAAATCATGTATAAGTTGTTCAAAATGTGTGTCAGCTTGTCCTATGGGGCTTGCACCACTTATGTTTGATAGATTAGCAGCAGCTAAGGAATACGATACTATGGAAGAACACAACTTAATGGATTGTATAGAATGTGGTTCTTGTTCATATATTTGTCCAGCTAACAGACCATTGGCTGAAGCTATCAAGACTGGAAAAAGTAAATTAAGAGCTAAAAATAAGAAAAAGTAG
- a CDS encoding GIY-YIG nuclease family protein, producing MEIYYLYMLRCSDRSIYTGIAKDYEKRYKEHIELKGAKYTKSHKVTKIERVFICNSRSEASILENVFKKFAKKQKESYILAPSDFIKYIENIKKIKITKKI from the coding sequence ATGGAAATTTATTATTTATATATGTTGAGATGTAGTGATCGTAGCATTTATACTGGAATAGCCAAGGATTATGAAAAAAGATATAAAGAACATATAGAATTGAAAGGAGCTAAATATACAAAGTCTCATAAAGTTACAAAAATAGAGAGAGTTTTTATATGTAATTCTCGCTCTGAGGCGAGCATTTTAGAGAATGTTTTTAAAAAATTTGCAAAAAAGCAAAAAGAAAGTTATATTTTAGCCCCTTCTGATTTTATAAAATATATTGAAAATATTAAAAAAATAAAAATAACAAAAAAAATTTAA
- a CDS encoding PTS transporter subunit IIC: MKDFVIKSLNGMALGLFSSLIVGLILKQLGLLLNLDFLVYIGSISQLLMGGAIGVGISYTLGFPILIIISSLIVGMYGAGSLVYLDNQVFIKLGEPIGAGVSVLVGILVAKMFSKKTKFDLILLPLVTILVGCLIAKIFSPYISEIIYEIGLLVNKTTELRPVFMGLTISVIMGIILTLPISSAAIGISLGLSGLAAGASLTGCCCQMIGFAVMSCEDNDWGTVLSIGFGTSMIQMPNIIKNPIIWIPPIVSSAILGVFSTTIFKLSSNSIASGMGTSGLVGQIATFSVNGLSYLPTMIILHFILPIILNFIIYKALKKKNYIKSGDLKI, from the coding sequence ATGAAAGATTTTGTTATAAAAAGTTTAAATGGAATGGCTTTAGGCTTGTTTTCATCTCTTATAGTTGGGCTTATATTAAAGCAGCTAGGATTATTACTAAACCTGGATTTCTTAGTTTATATAGGTTCTATATCTCAGTTGTTAATGGGAGGAGCTATTGGTGTTGGAATATCTTATACATTAGGTTTTCCTATTTTAATAATTATTTCATCTCTTATAGTTGGAATGTATGGAGCAGGAAGTTTAGTATATTTAGATAATCAAGTTTTTATAAAATTAGGGGAACCTATTGGAGCAGGAGTTTCAGTTCTAGTTGGAATATTAGTAGCAAAGATGTTCTCCAAAAAAACAAAATTTGATTTAATACTGCTACCTTTAGTAACAATTTTAGTTGGTTGTTTGATTGCAAAGATATTTTCTCCATATATATCAGAAATTATTTATGAAATAGGATTGCTAGTAAACAAAACTACTGAACTAAGACCTGTTTTTATGGGATTAACAATTTCAGTAATAATGGGAATAATCTTAACTTTACCAATTAGTTCGGCAGCAATAGGGATTTCACTAGGTTTAAGTGGACTTGCAGCTGGAGCTTCTTTGACAGGGTGTTGTTGCCAAATGATAGGATTTGCCGTTATGTCATGTGAAGATAATGACTGGGGTACAGTGCTTTCTATAGGTTTTGGAACTTCTATGATTCAAATGCCTAATATAATAAAAAATCCGATAATATGGATACCACCGATAGTTTCAAGTGCTATTTTAGGTGTGTTTTCAACCACAATTTTCAAATTATCTTCAAATAGTATAGCTTCTGGTATGGGAACAAGTGGTTTAGTTGGTCAGATAGCTACTTTTTCTGTAAATGGCTTATCTTATTTGCCAACTATGATAATTTTGCATTTTATATTGCCGATTATTTTAAATTTTATAATTTATAAAGCTTTAAAGAAAAAAAATTATATAAAAAGTGGAGATTTGAAAATATAA
- the rsxA gene encoding electron transport complex subunit RsxA: protein MNIGGLFTIIVSSIFINNIIFAKFLGCCPFMGVSKKIDSSLGMGMAVTFVITIASGITWLVYTLILKPLGLEYLQTIAFILIIASLVQFVEMAIQKTSPSLYKALGVFLPLITTNCAVLGVAILNIQAGYNFIETIVNGFGVAVGFSLALLLLAGIREKLEYANIPKNFKGVPIAFVTAGLLAMAFMGFSGMQI, encoded by the coding sequence ATGAATATAGGTGGATTATTTACTATAATAGTTAGTTCAATATTTATAAATAATATTATATTTGCTAAATTCTTAGGATGCTGTCCTTTTATGGGAGTTTCTAAAAAGATAGACTCTTCTTTAGGAATGGGTATGGCGGTAACATTCGTTATAACAATAGCATCTGGAATAACTTGGTTAGTATATACTTTAATATTAAAACCTTTAGGGTTGGAATATTTACAAACAATAGCTTTTATATTAATAATAGCTTCATTAGTTCAATTTGTTGAAATGGCAATTCAAAAAACATCTCCAAGTTTATACAAAGCTTTGGGAGTTTTCTTACCATTAATCACAACAAACTGTGCTGTTCTAGGAGTTGCTATATTAAATATTCAAGCTGGGTATAATTTTATAGAAACAATAGTTAATGGTTTTGGTGTTGCAGTTGGATTTTCATTAGCTTTATTACTTTTAGCTGGTATAAGAGAAAAATTAGAATATGCAAATATCCCTAAAAACTTTAAGGGTGTTCCAATAGCATTTGTAACAGCAGGATTACTAGCTATGGCATTTATGGGATTTAGTGGAATGCAAATTTAA
- a CDS encoding RnfABCDGE type electron transport complex subunit B: MEAILIPVVVMGITGVLMGLFLAYASKKFEVEKDPKVEAILAILPGVNCGACGYPGCSGYATGVAQEGAKMTLCAPGGPKVAGKIGEIMGVEVEIPVKKKPAAKKPVEKKEAPKAQTGEPITASAEFIEKNKRMLTKFKAAFDSGDKEAYEKLENLAKTANKDELLKYYEEIKTGKIIPEPGASPAVSAQTGEPITASAEFIEKNKRMLTKFKAAFDSGDKEAYEKLENLAKTAQKDELLKYYEEIKTGKIIPEPGASPAAPAQTGEPITASAEFIEKNKRMLTKFKAAFDSGDKEAYEKLENLAKTAQKDELLKYYEEIKTGKIIPEPGASPAATSASETEVKTVTKEEAKKQEATYCSVLGDGLCVPEQNEEVQKGLSKALEEEIK, translated from the coding sequence ATGGAAGCGATTTTAATACCAGTTGTTGTAATGGGAATAACTGGAGTATTAATGGGTCTATTTTTAGCATATGCTTCAAAGAAGTTTGAAGTAGAAAAAGATCCTAAAGTAGAAGCAATCTTGGCTATATTACCTGGAGTAAACTGTGGAGCTTGTGGATATCCTGGATGTTCAGGGTACGCTACAGGGGTTGCTCAAGAGGGAGCTAAGATGACATTGTGTGCACCAGGAGGACCTAAAGTTGCAGGAAAAATTGGTGAAATAATGGGTGTTGAAGTAGAAATACCTGTTAAAAAGAAACCTGCTGCTAAAAAACCAGTAGAAAAGAAAGAAGCACCAAAAGCTCAAACTGGAGAACCAATAACAGCAAGTGCAGAATTTATAGAAAAGAATAAAAGAATGTTAACTAAATTTAAAGCAGCTTTTGATTCAGGAGATAAAGAAGCTTATGAAAAACTTGAAAATTTAGCAAAAACAGCCAACAAAGATGAATTGTTAAAATACTATGAAGAAATAAAAACTGGAAAAATAATACCAGAACCTGGAGCAAGTCCAGCAGTATCTGCTCAAACTGGAGAACCAATAACAGCAAGTGCAGAATTCATAGAAAAGAATAAAAGAATGTTAACTAAATTTAAAGCAGCTTTTGATTCAGGAGATAAAGAAGCTTATGAAAAACTTGAAAATTTAGCAAAAACAGCTCAAAAAGATGAACTGTTAAAATACTATGAAGAAATAAAAACTGGAAAAATAATACCAGAACCTGGAGCAAGTCCAGCAGCACCTGCTCAAACTGGAGAACCAATAACAGCAAGTGCAGAATTCATAGAAAAGAATAAAAGAATGTTAACTAAATTTAAAGCAGCTTTTGATTCAGGAGATAAAGAAGCTTATGAAAAACTTGAAAATTTAGCAAAAACAGCTCAAAAAGATGAACTATTAAAATACTACGAAGAAATAAAAACTGGAAAAATAATACCAGAACCTGGAGCAAGTCCAGCAGCAACTTCAGCTAGTGAAACTGAAGTTAAAACAGTAACAAAAGAAGAAGCTAAGAAACAAGAAGCAACTTATTGTAGTGTTTTAGGAGACGGATTGTGTGTGCCTGAACAAAATGAAGAAGTTCAAAAAGGTTTATCAAAAGCATTAGAAGAAGAAATAAAATAG
- the rsxE gene encoding electron transport complex subunit RsxE: MKKLGILTAGIFKENPVFVLMLGLCPTLGVTNSALNGFSMGLAVIAVLACSNGLISTFKKFIPDQVRIPAFIMIIASLVTVVDMVMHAYTPELYSVLGIFIPLIVVNCIVLGRAESFASKNGVFDSILDGIGSGIGFTLSLTFLGSIREILGNGSIFGVSLVPENFSPALIFVLAPGGFITIGMIMACINIKKERDAKKKKVAKK; the protein is encoded by the coding sequence ATGAAAAAATTAGGAATACTTACAGCGGGAATATTTAAGGAAAATCCGGTATTTGTATTAATGTTAGGTTTATGTCCAACATTAGGGGTAACAAATAGTGCTTTGAATGGTTTTTCAATGGGGCTTGCAGTTATAGCAGTTCTTGCTTGTTCAAATGGTTTGATATCTACATTTAAAAAGTTTATCCCTGATCAAGTTAGAATACCAGCTTTTATAATGATAATAGCATCATTGGTTACAGTTGTTGATATGGTTATGCATGCATATACTCCAGAGTTATATAGTGTACTAGGAATTTTTATTCCTTTGATAGTTGTAAACTGTATAGTTCTAGGAAGAGCAGAAAGTTTTGCATCTAAAAATGGAGTGTTTGACTCTATACTTGACGGTATTGGATCAGGAATAGGATTTACATTATCATTAACTTTCTTAGGATCAATAAGAGAAATTTTAGGAAATGGATCAATATTTGGAGTTTCTTTAGTTCCAGAAAATTTTAGTCCGGCTTTAATTTTTGTACTTGCTCCTGGAGGATTTATAACAATAGGAATGATAATGGCTTGTATAAATATAAAGAAAGAAAGAGATGCTAAGAAAAAGAAGGTGGCTAAGAAATGA
- the ppc gene encoding phosphoenolpyruvate carboxylase: MNFKNLPITPILSVEKTKQQEILLEHNKLLRNLLGETILTYGGLPIYKAVEKLKNVSAEYYKNKVPANYDNLSSFCSELNNKELLKVTRSFTFYSVLANIAEDVYQMHQQRSAKISNNLQLGTLERSIKNLKDKGFNEEKILKAMKKVSIVPVLTAHPTQVQRKSILDMIKKLTDTLDKYEDVKNLKISEDEWIDELNRGIQILWQTSMLRTSKLTVADEVNNALSYYSTTFFQEIPKLMNKFQEISETIANKTAFNSYRNLLPLTMGMWIGGDRDGNPFVTSETLELSAQAQATKLFQFYFEEIEKVYRELSMSITMVRVNDDLKKLSEDSGEVSPHRVNEPYRRALTAINDRLLSTAYTICTDTDYFPPRRKNVVGKPYKKAEEFQKDLEIVAQSLIDNNAKFLTKGLLNNLISAIKIFGFHLATIDLRQDSSVHEVCVAELLKNANILDDYLALSEDERCEILLKELEQDPRILSDPTIPQSELLSGELEIFRKVKSLRDRFGEKIIEKNLISHATSLSDMLEVAILLKEANLAKGTKNNEFCELQIVPLFETIEDLEVAPQTLRNWFSLPLVEKWMNKKERKQEVMLGYSDSNKDGGYLTSNWALYVAQKSLTAVGQEFNIQVSFFHGRGGTVGRGGGPSYEAILAQPEGSTAGTIRLTEQGEVIGAKYGNSELGFKNLEALVSAALESSSLSIEDANWDEYEKIIAEISDLSYGIYRDLVYNTEGFTEFFFEITPINAIAGLNIGSRPSSRKKNHSLESLRAIPWVFSWSQTRIMLPGWYGVGSSFEKWIEKNDKNLETLQKMYKEWPFFKAVISNVDMILSKTDLGIAYEYIKLASNQKIAKNIFSSIVKEWELTLDILKKITGNEVLLKDNPELASSLNNRLAYFSSMNYLQIELLKRKRNGDASEDLQKALHISINGLATGLRNSG, translated from the coding sequence ATGAATTTTAAAAATTTACCTATTACACCTATACTTTCTGTTGAAAAGACAAAACAACAGGAAATATTACTAGAACACAATAAATTATTACGAAATCTTTTAGGAGAAACTATATTAACATATGGTGGATTACCTATATATAAAGCAGTAGAAAAACTTAAAAATGTCTCTGCTGAATATTACAAAAACAAAGTTCCTGCTAACTATGATAACTTATCTAGCTTTTGCTCTGAACTTAATAATAAGGAATTATTAAAAGTTACTAGAAGTTTTACATTTTATTCTGTATTAGCAAATATTGCAGAAGATGTATATCAAATGCATCAGCAAAGAAGTGCTAAAATTTCAAATAATTTACAACTAGGAACTTTAGAAAGATCTATAAAAAATTTAAAAGATAAAGGATTTAATGAGGAAAAAATACTTAAAGCAATGAAAAAGGTTTCTATTGTTCCAGTTTTAACAGCTCATCCAACTCAAGTTCAAAGAAAGAGTATATTGGATATGATTAAAAAATTGACCGATACATTAGATAAATATGAAGATGTTAAGAATTTAAAAATATCGGAAGATGAATGGATAGATGAATTAAATAGGGGAATACAAATTTTATGGCAAACTTCTATGCTTAGAACAAGTAAACTTACCGTTGCTGATGAAGTAAATAATGCACTTAGCTATTACAGTACAACCTTTTTTCAAGAAATTCCTAAATTAATGAACAAATTTCAAGAAATTTCTGAAACAATAGCTAATAAAACTGCATTTAATAGCTATAGAAACCTACTTCCTTTAACAATGGGAATGTGGATAGGTGGAGATAGAGATGGAAATCCTTTTGTTACTTCTGAGACTTTAGAGCTATCAGCTCAAGCTCAAGCAACAAAACTATTTCAATTTTATTTTGAAGAAATTGAAAAAGTTTATCGTGAATTGTCTATGTCTATAACAATGGTCAGAGTGAATGATGACCTTAAAAAACTTTCTGAAGATTCTGGAGAAGTTTCTCCACATAGGGTTAATGAACCTTATCGTAGAGCTTTAACTGCTATAAATGATAGACTCTTATCTACTGCTTATACTATATGTACTGACACTGATTATTTCCCTCCAAGAAGAAAAAATGTTGTTGGGAAACCATATAAGAAAGCCGAAGAATTTCAAAAAGATTTAGAAATTGTTGCACAATCGTTAATTGATAACAATGCAAAATTTTTAACAAAAGGTCTTTTAAATAACTTAATTAGTGCTATAAAAATATTCGGATTTCATCTAGCTACAATAGATTTGAGACAAGATTCTAGTGTACACGAAGTTTGTGTTGCAGAATTATTGAAAAATGCAAATATTTTAGATGATTATTTAGCTTTATCTGAAGATGAACGTTGTGAAATTTTATTAAAAGAATTAGAACAAGATCCAAGAATTTTAAGTGATCCTACAATTCCACAAAGTGAATTGCTTTCTGGAGAGCTAGAAATATTTAGAAAAGTTAAATCTTTAAGGGATAGATTTGGGGAAAAAATTATAGAAAAAAATTTAATTTCTCATGCAACAAGTCTTTCAGATATGCTAGAAGTAGCTATCTTACTTAAAGAAGCTAATCTTGCCAAAGGAACTAAAAATAATGAATTTTGTGAATTACAAATTGTTCCTTTATTTGAAACTATAGAAGATTTAGAGGTTGCTCCCCAAACTCTAAGAAATTGGTTTTCTCTTCCTTTAGTGGAAAAGTGGATGAACAAAAAAGAGAGAAAACAAGAAGTAATGTTAGGATATTCTGACAGTAATAAAGATGGTGGATATTTAACATCAAACTGGGCTCTATATGTTGCTCAAAAAAGTCTTACTGCTGTAGGACAAGAGTTTAATATTCAAGTTTCTTTTTTCCATGGAAGAGGTGGAACTGTTGGAAGGGGTGGAGGCCCAAGTTATGAAGCAATACTTGCACAACCTGAAGGAAGTACAGCAGGTACTATTCGTTTAACTGAACAAGGTGAAGTCATTGGAGCAAAATACGGAAATTCTGAATTAGGATTTAAAAATTTAGAAGCCTTAGTTTCTGCTGCTTTAGAGTCTAGTTCATTGTCAATAGAAGATGCAAACTGGGACGAGTATGAAAAAATAATAGCTGAGATTTCGGATCTAAGCTATGGTATTTATAGAGATTTGGTTTATAATACAGAAGGTTTTACTGAATTCTTTTTTGAAATTACCCCTATAAATGCAATAGCAGGTCTAAATATTGGTTCAAGACCATCTTCAAGAAAGAAAAATCATTCATTAGAAAGTCTTAGAGCTATTCCATGGGTATTTTCTTGGTCTCAAACTCGTATTATGCTTCCAGGTTGGTATGGTGTAGGTTCTTCATTTGAAAAGTGGATAGAAAAAAATGATAAAAATCTTGAAACACTACAAAAGATGTACAAAGAATGGCCATTCTTTAAAGCTGTAATTTCAAATGTAGACATGATTCTATCTAAAACTGATCTAGGAATAGCATACGAATATATAAAGCTAGCTTCTAATCAAAAAATTGCGAAAAATATATTCTCTTCTATTGTTAAAGAATGGGAATTAACTTTAGATATATTGAAAAAAATTACAGGTAATGAAGTTCTTCTTAAAGATAACCCGGAATTAGCAAGCAGTTTAAACAATAGATTAGCATATTTTAGCTCTATGAATTATTTACAAATTGAATTACTAAAAAGAAAAAGAAATGGAGATGCCTCAGAAGACTTACAAAAAGCTCTACATATTTCAATAAATGGTCTGGCAACTGGTCTTCGTAATAGTGGCTAA
- a CDS encoding RnfABCDGE type electron transport complex subunit G has product MENRYIHFGIVLGLIAAISAGILGTVNGFTSKVIAENALKIVNEARVEVLPSASTFKEEEAKEVDGIQYIPGYDESGAVVGYVASVAQPGYAGDINFVVGIDNDAKITGLNVISQSETPGLGAKVTGKKWQQQWIGRDDSYKFDKAVDAFAGATISPRAVYTGIMRALENYKAEVSQ; this is encoded by the coding sequence ATGGAAAATAGATATATACATTTTGGAATCGTCCTTGGTCTAATAGCTGCAATATCAGCTGGAATTTTAGGAACTGTAAATGGATTTACAAGTAAGGTTATAGCTGAAAATGCTTTAAAAATAGTAAATGAAGCAAGAGTAGAAGTTTTACCATCAGCTAGCACATTTAAAGAAGAAGAAGCTAAAGAAGTTGATGGAATACAATATATTCCTGGATATGATGAAAGTGGAGCTGTAGTTGGTTATGTAGCTTCAGTTGCTCAACCAGGATATGCAGGAGATATAAATTTTGTTGTTGGTATAGATAATGATGCAAAAATAACAGGACTTAATGTAATTAGTCAATCAGAAACACCAGGGCTAGGAGCAAAAGTTACAGGTAAAAAATGGCAACAACAATGGATAGGAAGAGATGACTCTTATAAATTTGATAAGGCAGTAGATGCTTTTGCTGGAGCTACTATATCTCCACGTGCAGTTTATACTGGTATTATGAGAGCATTGGAAAACTATAAAGCTGAGGTGAGTCAATAA